Proteins found in one Podarcis muralis chromosome 5, rPodMur119.hap1.1, whole genome shotgun sequence genomic segment:
- the GSS gene encoding glutathione synthetase isoform X1 has product MTAPWKDILCNVQLIQYVAPIAVDSALLEGVLMRTKDDPNASDVVNYAPFTLLPSAVPSSLLEQAYSVQQDFNLLVDEVSRNTEFLERTLASTVKVDDFTAQLFKIYKQVLKEGITQSVFLGINRSDYMFDYGAEGTPALKQIEINTIAASFGGLTSKTTAVHRHVLNVLGKSKEASKLLTNNPAKGIATGIAKAWELYGSDRAVVMFLVEEAQRNIFDQRCVENELWMRNIRVIRRRFKDVFEKASLDNDKRLHIDGEEVAVVYYREGYVPKNYNKQNWEARLLLERSRAVKCPDIATQLAGTKKVQQELSRPGTLEKILPNKPEAVARLRATFTGLYSMEMDEEGDKIIAMAIADPDRFVLKPQREGGGNNLYGEELKQVLEKIKDSPERTSYILMDKIKPLPALNYLLRAHSPLKVSECVSELGIFGVYVRLGQDLVVNKHVGHLLRTKAVEHADGGVAAGVAVLDTPYVI; this is encoded by the exons ATGACTGCCCCTTGGAAAGACATTTTGTGTAATGTCCAGCTCATTCAGTATGTGGCACCAATTGCAGTGGATTCGGCACTACTTGAAGGTGTTCTCATGAGGACCAAAGATGACCCCAATGCATCTGAT GTGGTGAATTATGCTCCCTTTACACTGCTCCCATCTGCAGTACCAAGCAGTCTACTTGAGCAAGCCTATTCAGTTCAACAAGACTTTAACCTGCTGGTAGATGAAGTTAGCCGGAACACAGAATTTCTGGAACGCACTCTTGCAAG TACTGTCAAAGTAGATGACTTTACAGCTCAGCTTTTCAAAATCTACAAGCAAGTTTTGAAAGAAGGAATAACTCAG TCTGTGTTTTTAGGAATTAATCGCTCTGATTACATGTTTGACTATGGTGCAGAAGGCACTCCAGCTCTAAAGCAAATAGAAATAAACACTATTGCTGCCAGCTTTGGAGGCCTCACATCTAAAACCACTGCGGTGCATCG GCATGTGTTGAACGTTCTAGGGAAATCTAAGGAAGCCTCAAAATTACTGACCAATAATCCAGCCAAAGGGATTGCCACGGGCATTGCAAAAGCTTGGGAACTCTACGGCTCAGACAG agcaGTGGTAATGTTCCTAGTTGAAGAGGCTCAGAGGAATATTTTTGACCAACGCTGTGTAGAAAATGAACTTTGGATGAG GAATATCCGGGTGATCCGAAGAAGATTTAAAGATGTGTTTGAAAAAGCGTCTTTGGACAATGACAAGAGATTGCATAT AGATGGGGAGGAAGTTGCAGTGGTGTACTATAGAGAAGGTTACGTGCCAAAGAATTATAACAAACAG AACTGGGAGGCACGGTTGCTGTTGGAAAGATCTAGAGCAGTTAAGTGCCCTGATATTGCCACACAGCTTGCTGGGACCAAAAAAGTTCAGCAGGAGCTGAGCCGACCAGGAACACTGGAAAAAATACTGCCAAATAAACCAGAAGCAGTGGCTCGATTAAGAGCAACATTCACTGGCCTTTATTCTATGGAGATG gaTGAAGAAGGTGATAAGATAATTGCCATGGCTATTGCTGACCCAGACCGCTTTGTGTTAAAGCCACAACGTGAGGGAGGAG GGAACAACCTCTATGGTGAAGAGCTCAAGCAGGTTCTAGAGAAAATTAAAGACAGTCCAGAAAGGACCTCCTACATTCTCATGGACAAGATAAAGCCTCTCCCTGCACTGAATTATTTACTGAGGGCTCACAGTCCACTGAAAGTATCAGAATGTGTGTCTGAATTGGGAATTTTTGGCGTCTACGTCAG ACTGGGTCAGGATCTTGTGGTGAACAAGCATGTTGGCCATCTCTTGCGAACAAAGGCTGTCGAACATGCAGATGGCGGAGTAGCAGCAGGAGTGGCTGTTCTGGATACTCCCTATGTGATATGA
- the GSS gene encoding glutathione synthetase isoform X3 translates to MSPHPRLLQVVNYAPFTLLPSAVPSSLLEQAYSVQQDFNLLVDEVSRNTEFLERTLASTVKVDDFTAQLFKIYKQVLKEGITQSVFLGINRSDYMFDYGAEGTPALKQIEINTIAASFGGLTSKTTAVHRHVLNVLGKSKEASKLLTNNPAKGIATGIAKAWELYGSDRAVVMFLVEEAQRNIFDQRCVENELWMRNIRVIRRRFKDVFEKASLDNDKRLHIDGEEVAVVYYREGYVPKNYNKQNWEARLLLERSRAVKCPDIATQLAGTKKVQQELSRPGTLEKILPNKPEAVARLRATFTGLYSMEMDEEGDKIIAMAIADPDRFVLKPQREGGGNNLYGEELKQVLEKIKDSPERTSYILMDKIKPLPALNYLLRAHSPLKVSECVSELGIFGVYVRLGQDLVVNKHVGHLLRTKAVEHADGGVAAGVAVLDTPYVI, encoded by the exons ATGTCACCGCACCCCAGATTACTGCAG GTGGTGAATTATGCTCCCTTTACACTGCTCCCATCTGCAGTACCAAGCAGTCTACTTGAGCAAGCCTATTCAGTTCAACAAGACTTTAACCTGCTGGTAGATGAAGTTAGCCGGAACACAGAATTTCTGGAACGCACTCTTGCAAG TACTGTCAAAGTAGATGACTTTACAGCTCAGCTTTTCAAAATCTACAAGCAAGTTTTGAAAGAAGGAATAACTCAG TCTGTGTTTTTAGGAATTAATCGCTCTGATTACATGTTTGACTATGGTGCAGAAGGCACTCCAGCTCTAAAGCAAATAGAAATAAACACTATTGCTGCCAGCTTTGGAGGCCTCACATCTAAAACCACTGCGGTGCATCG GCATGTGTTGAACGTTCTAGGGAAATCTAAGGAAGCCTCAAAATTACTGACCAATAATCCAGCCAAAGGGATTGCCACGGGCATTGCAAAAGCTTGGGAACTCTACGGCTCAGACAG agcaGTGGTAATGTTCCTAGTTGAAGAGGCTCAGAGGAATATTTTTGACCAACGCTGTGTAGAAAATGAACTTTGGATGAG GAATATCCGGGTGATCCGAAGAAGATTTAAAGATGTGTTTGAAAAAGCGTCTTTGGACAATGACAAGAGATTGCATAT AGATGGGGAGGAAGTTGCAGTGGTGTACTATAGAGAAGGTTACGTGCCAAAGAATTATAACAAACAG AACTGGGAGGCACGGTTGCTGTTGGAAAGATCTAGAGCAGTTAAGTGCCCTGATATTGCCACACAGCTTGCTGGGACCAAAAAAGTTCAGCAGGAGCTGAGCCGACCAGGAACACTGGAAAAAATACTGCCAAATAAACCAGAAGCAGTGGCTCGATTAAGAGCAACATTCACTGGCCTTTATTCTATGGAGATG gaTGAAGAAGGTGATAAGATAATTGCCATGGCTATTGCTGACCCAGACCGCTTTGTGTTAAAGCCACAACGTGAGGGAGGAG GGAACAACCTCTATGGTGAAGAGCTCAAGCAGGTTCTAGAGAAAATTAAAGACAGTCCAGAAAGGACCTCCTACATTCTCATGGACAAGATAAAGCCTCTCCCTGCACTGAATTATTTACTGAGGGCTCACAGTCCACTGAAAGTATCAGAATGTGTGTCTGAATTGGGAATTTTTGGCGTCTACGTCAG ACTGGGTCAGGATCTTGTGGTGAACAAGCATGTTGGCCATCTCTTGCGAACAAAGGCTGTCGAACATGCAGATGGCGGAGTAGCAGCAGGAGTGGCTGTTCTGGATACTCCCTATGTGATATGA
- the GSS gene encoding glutathione synthetase isoform X4, giving the protein MVVNYAPFTLLPSAVPSSLLEQAYSVQQDFNLLVDEVSRNTEFLERTLASTVKVDDFTAQLFKIYKQVLKEGITQSVFLGINRSDYMFDYGAEGTPALKQIEINTIAASFGGLTSKTTAVHRHVLNVLGKSKEASKLLTNNPAKGIATGIAKAWELYGSDRAVVMFLVEEAQRNIFDQRCVENELWMRNIRVIRRRFKDVFEKASLDNDKRLHIDGEEVAVVYYREGYVPKNYNKQNWEARLLLERSRAVKCPDIATQLAGTKKVQQELSRPGTLEKILPNKPEAVARLRATFTGLYSMEMDEEGDKIIAMAIADPDRFVLKPQREGGGNNLYGEELKQVLEKIKDSPERTSYILMDKIKPLPALNYLLRAHSPLKVSECVSELGIFGVYVRLGQDLVVNKHVGHLLRTKAVEHADGGVAAGVAVLDTPYVI; this is encoded by the exons ATg GTGGTGAATTATGCTCCCTTTACACTGCTCCCATCTGCAGTACCAAGCAGTCTACTTGAGCAAGCCTATTCAGTTCAACAAGACTTTAACCTGCTGGTAGATGAAGTTAGCCGGAACACAGAATTTCTGGAACGCACTCTTGCAAG TACTGTCAAAGTAGATGACTTTACAGCTCAGCTTTTCAAAATCTACAAGCAAGTTTTGAAAGAAGGAATAACTCAG TCTGTGTTTTTAGGAATTAATCGCTCTGATTACATGTTTGACTATGGTGCAGAAGGCACTCCAGCTCTAAAGCAAATAGAAATAAACACTATTGCTGCCAGCTTTGGAGGCCTCACATCTAAAACCACTGCGGTGCATCG GCATGTGTTGAACGTTCTAGGGAAATCTAAGGAAGCCTCAAAATTACTGACCAATAATCCAGCCAAAGGGATTGCCACGGGCATTGCAAAAGCTTGGGAACTCTACGGCTCAGACAG agcaGTGGTAATGTTCCTAGTTGAAGAGGCTCAGAGGAATATTTTTGACCAACGCTGTGTAGAAAATGAACTTTGGATGAG GAATATCCGGGTGATCCGAAGAAGATTTAAAGATGTGTTTGAAAAAGCGTCTTTGGACAATGACAAGAGATTGCATAT AGATGGGGAGGAAGTTGCAGTGGTGTACTATAGAGAAGGTTACGTGCCAAAGAATTATAACAAACAG AACTGGGAGGCACGGTTGCTGTTGGAAAGATCTAGAGCAGTTAAGTGCCCTGATATTGCCACACAGCTTGCTGGGACCAAAAAAGTTCAGCAGGAGCTGAGCCGACCAGGAACACTGGAAAAAATACTGCCAAATAAACCAGAAGCAGTGGCTCGATTAAGAGCAACATTCACTGGCCTTTATTCTATGGAGATG gaTGAAGAAGGTGATAAGATAATTGCCATGGCTATTGCTGACCCAGACCGCTTTGTGTTAAAGCCACAACGTGAGGGAGGAG GGAACAACCTCTATGGTGAAGAGCTCAAGCAGGTTCTAGAGAAAATTAAAGACAGTCCAGAAAGGACCTCCTACATTCTCATGGACAAGATAAAGCCTCTCCCTGCACTGAATTATTTACTGAGGGCTCACAGTCCACTGAAAGTATCAGAATGTGTGTCTGAATTGGGAATTTTTGGCGTCTACGTCAG ACTGGGTCAGGATCTTGTGGTGAACAAGCATGTTGGCCATCTCTTGCGAACAAAGGCTGTCGAACATGCAGATGGCGGAGTAGCAGCAGGAGTGGCTGTTCTGGATACTCCCTATGTGATATGA
- the GSS gene encoding glutathione synthetase isoform X2 — protein sequence MIQHPWKEDALRWLSSLLLHHLMSPHPRLLQVVNYAPFTLLPSAVPSSLLEQAYSVQQDFNLLVDEVSRNTEFLERTLASTVKVDDFTAQLFKIYKQVLKEGITQSVFLGINRSDYMFDYGAEGTPALKQIEINTIAASFGGLTSKTTAVHRHVLNVLGKSKEASKLLTNNPAKGIATGIAKAWELYGSDRAVVMFLVEEAQRNIFDQRCVENELWMRNIRVIRRRFKDVFEKASLDNDKRLHIDGEEVAVVYYREGYVPKNYNKQNWEARLLLERSRAVKCPDIATQLAGTKKVQQELSRPGTLEKILPNKPEAVARLRATFTGLYSMEMDEEGDKIIAMAIADPDRFVLKPQREGGGNNLYGEELKQVLEKIKDSPERTSYILMDKIKPLPALNYLLRAHSPLKVSECVSELGIFGVYVRLGQDLVVNKHVGHLLRTKAVEHADGGVAAGVAVLDTPYVI from the exons ATGATCCAACACCCATGGAAGGAAGATg CTCTTAGGTGGCTCTCCTCCCTGCTCCTACATCACCTTATGTCACCGCACCCCAGATTACTGCAG GTGGTGAATTATGCTCCCTTTACACTGCTCCCATCTGCAGTACCAAGCAGTCTACTTGAGCAAGCCTATTCAGTTCAACAAGACTTTAACCTGCTGGTAGATGAAGTTAGCCGGAACACAGAATTTCTGGAACGCACTCTTGCAAG TACTGTCAAAGTAGATGACTTTACAGCTCAGCTTTTCAAAATCTACAAGCAAGTTTTGAAAGAAGGAATAACTCAG TCTGTGTTTTTAGGAATTAATCGCTCTGATTACATGTTTGACTATGGTGCAGAAGGCACTCCAGCTCTAAAGCAAATAGAAATAAACACTATTGCTGCCAGCTTTGGAGGCCTCACATCTAAAACCACTGCGGTGCATCG GCATGTGTTGAACGTTCTAGGGAAATCTAAGGAAGCCTCAAAATTACTGACCAATAATCCAGCCAAAGGGATTGCCACGGGCATTGCAAAAGCTTGGGAACTCTACGGCTCAGACAG agcaGTGGTAATGTTCCTAGTTGAAGAGGCTCAGAGGAATATTTTTGACCAACGCTGTGTAGAAAATGAACTTTGGATGAG GAATATCCGGGTGATCCGAAGAAGATTTAAAGATGTGTTTGAAAAAGCGTCTTTGGACAATGACAAGAGATTGCATAT AGATGGGGAGGAAGTTGCAGTGGTGTACTATAGAGAAGGTTACGTGCCAAAGAATTATAACAAACAG AACTGGGAGGCACGGTTGCTGTTGGAAAGATCTAGAGCAGTTAAGTGCCCTGATATTGCCACACAGCTTGCTGGGACCAAAAAAGTTCAGCAGGAGCTGAGCCGACCAGGAACACTGGAAAAAATACTGCCAAATAAACCAGAAGCAGTGGCTCGATTAAGAGCAACATTCACTGGCCTTTATTCTATGGAGATG gaTGAAGAAGGTGATAAGATAATTGCCATGGCTATTGCTGACCCAGACCGCTTTGTGTTAAAGCCACAACGTGAGGGAGGAG GGAACAACCTCTATGGTGAAGAGCTCAAGCAGGTTCTAGAGAAAATTAAAGACAGTCCAGAAAGGACCTCCTACATTCTCATGGACAAGATAAAGCCTCTCCCTGCACTGAATTATTTACTGAGGGCTCACAGTCCACTGAAAGTATCAGAATGTGTGTCTGAATTGGGAATTTTTGGCGTCTACGTCAG ACTGGGTCAGGATCTTGTGGTGAACAAGCATGTTGGCCATCTCTTGCGAACAAAGGCTGTCGAACATGCAGATGGCGGAGTAGCAGCAGGAGTGGCTGTTCTGGATACTCCCTATGTGATATGA